A single uncultured Fretibacterium sp. DNA region contains:
- a CDS encoding flagellin produces TVTNLTTTGTNLTAAESRIRDADMSQEMLNFTKLQILSQSGTAMLAQANQLPQTVLSLIRG; encoded by the coding sequence ACACGGTGACGAACCTGACGACGACGGGCACGAACCTGACGGCGGCGGAGAGCCGAATCCGCGACGCGGATATGAGCCAGGAGATGCTGAACTTCACGAAGCTCCAGATCCTGTCGCAGTCGGGTACGGCGATGCTGGCTCAGGCGAACCAGCTTCCGCAGACGGTGCTGAGCCTCATCCGCGGGTAA